The Intestinibaculum porci DNA window TATATTTGATTTTTTCATAGTGATGACTTTCGATATAATCTTTCACATCTTTATTGTCACTGCCATCCGCAATACATAATTCAAAGTTTTGGTATGTCTGATTTTCTACTGACTCAATCATATCTTTTAAGAATGTCAGCGGTGTATTATAAGTGGCCACAATCAAAGAAATCTTAGGGGAATTGTCAAAGACATGTTCTCTTTGTTTTTCTAATGTCTCTTCATCTGGTAAATGACCTTTAAGCCAGGTATCATAATTGACGTCATCACGATCTTTTAAAAACTTTTTAATGGCATGTTTTAAGCCTCTTTCTTTGATATAGACAAAAGGTTTTGCAATCCCATACGTTTGAATATATTTATAGACACGCATAATACTTGCTGGGGCTAAGATCTTAATGGTCTTCGGTTTGATTTCTTTTTTAATAGTAACTTCTTTAGTGGAAACACCATCATCAAATACTAAGGTATATTTCTTATTTTTCTCTCCTTTGAAGGTTAAGAAGAAGCCGCTATCCATTTGTTTTGATGAGACAATATGATTATTAACTAAGTCAACACGTGGTGTTCGCTTAAGTGATGAAGATATTTCGGTTGCGCCATCTAAGACTTTAACAGAAATATTATGACCTCTTGTCGAATAAGCATAACCACTTGCCTGGTTTTCATCGTTATAAACATATTTTTCTAGATGGATAAAGATATCTTCGTGAATCGTCATTTTATCGATTTCTTTTTGATGAATGTCTAAGATTTGTTCCATGTAATGATCATTTTTCACGATCACTTTTAAGTCGTGAGGATCACGACTTAAAGGAATGGTAATAGCGAAGCTATAGGCATTCTCTAAATCAATCTTGGGTTCAATGGTGGCATCAAAACCAACATAAACATGATTGACGTAGATTTCAAATTGAATATCTTCCGGAGAAACGACATAACCATAAAGTTCTATTGATTTTTCTTTCAGATCTTTATAGACCACATGGTCAAATGACCATGTAAAATGGGAATCCTGTTTCATAATAATCATCCTCTTATTTCAATAATATACATATATGTTTATACATTTTGAGATACTTGCACTTACGTCTAAGCATCAGATAATGATAAACAATGTGATTCATCAAACCTTTTCTATAATAATTGTAAATATCTTTCTTGGAGATTTCAAATCTTTTCATGGCGGACTGATAGTCTTGTCCTTCTAAGGAGTAATCCTGCTTTAAGATGGTAGATACATAAATAATCTTTTTATGTTTGGCTTTCATGTCTCTAATAAAGGCATGATCCACATAATCTAAGAAGTAAGATTCATCATAACGATAATCATTGAAGATCTCCCCTTTGATCATCATCCCCGTATTAATACCATTGATATGATCAGCTGTAATATCTTCTAAAGAAGAGGCTAAGACGCAGCGGTATTTGGTCATAATACTAGGTGATAACAAAGCTTGATTTTGATCATAAATAATAGGCAAGTAAATATCCGCATCACCATAAGCTTTTTCCATCGCCGCAAAATAGCTGTTATCAAAGGTTGTATCATCATCAAATAAAACAACGGCCTGTCCTTCTAATTGTCCCTTAAAGAGATCGATACCCGCATTATAAGCTTTTGATAAGCCCTGATTGCCATGCATCGATAAATAATGACAATGATCATGGATGCTAAATGATGCATTATGATAATCACGCGTACTGTTATCAATGAGAACTGCATGAATCTTTCCCTGTTTATAAGCATCCGTCGCAAACAGACTCTTGATGCTTGAAGAATCCTGATAATGTTTA harbors:
- a CDS encoding glycosyltransferase — translated: MQFYTLIVIYNKHYQDSSSIKSLFATDAYKQGKIHAVLIDNSTRDYHNASFSIHDHCHYLSMHGNQGLSKAYNAGIDLFKGQLEGQAVVLFDDDTTFDNSYFAAMEKAYGDADIYLPIIYDQNQALLSPSIMTKYRCVLASSLEDITADHINGINTGMMIKGEIFNDYRYDESYFLDYVDHAFIRDMKAKHKKIIYVSTILKQDYSLEGQDYQSAMKRFEISKKDIYNYYRKGLMNHIVYHYLMLRRKCKYLKMYKHICILLK